The following coding sequences are from one Arachis hypogaea cultivar Tifrunner chromosome 7, arahy.Tifrunner.gnm2.J5K5, whole genome shotgun sequence window:
- the LOC112703718 gene encoding mitochondrial-processing peptidase subunit alpha-like, with amino-acid sequence MYRLAASRLSHLKGHGRTLGATRLAASSAAATKPASGGLFSWLGGSFSSLPPLDTPLAGVALPDPLPDRVEPSKTKITTLPNGLKIASETSSNPAASIGLYLDCDSLYETPMSSGASHLLERMAFKSTANRSHFRIVREVEAIGGTVGASASREQMGYTFDALKTYVPQMIELLVDCVRNPAFLDWEVNEEVFLSDLVKPSISAELGELSNNPQGLLLEAIHSAGHSGALANPLLAPESALNRLDGSILEEFVSENYTASRMVLAASGIEHEELLSVAEPLLSDLPSVAHLGEPKSVYVGGDFRCQGDSGGAHVAIAFEVPGGWQQEKDAIILTVLQMLMGGGGSFSAGGPGKGMHSRLCTFCLCLLVLNLLK; translated from the exons ATGTATAGACTTGCAGCTTCACGTCTCTCCCATCTCAAG GGGCATGGCAGAACCTTGGGAGCCACTAGGCTTGCAGCATCAAGCGCAGCAGCTACAAAACCTGCATCAGGAGGTTTGTTTAGTTGGCTTGGTGGGAGTTTTAGTTCTCTTCCACCTCTGGACACACCACTTGCTGGTGTTGCCCTCCCTGATCCACTGCCTGATCGTGTTGAACCAAGCAAGACCAAGATCACTACTCTCCCCAATGGTCTCAAGATAGCATCAGAGACATCATCA AACCCTGCGGCCTCAATAGGGTTGTATCTCGACTGTGATTCGCTATATGAGACTCCAATGTCAAGTGGGGCATCACACTTGCTGGAGCGAATGGCTTTCAAGAGCACAGCAAACCGGAGTCATTTCCGTATCGTGAGGGAAGTGGAAGCAATTGGTGGTACTGTAGGAGCTTCGGCCTCTCGAGAGCAAATGGGCTACACATTCGATGCTTTAAAAACCTATGTTCCACAAATGATTGAATTGCTAGTTGATTGTGTAAGAAACCCAGCCTTCTTGGATTGGGAAGTCAATGAAGAGGTAT TTCTCTCTGATCTTGTTAAACCTTCCATTAGTGCAGAGCTTGGAGAACTTTCAAACAATCCCCAGGGCTTACTTTTGGAGGCAATACACTCGGCTGGTCATTCAGGTGCACTGGCTAATCCACTTTTGGCTCCTGAATCAGCACTAAACAGATTAGATGGGTCGATTTTGGAAGAATTTGTTTCT GAGAACTATACTGCGTCGAGGATGGTACTTGCAGCATCCGGGATTGAACATGAAGAACTATTATCTGTTGCTGAGCCACTTCTCTCTGATCTACCTAGTGTTGCCCACCTTGGAGAACCAAAATCTGTCTATGTTGGTGGCGATTTTCGTTGTCAAGGTGATTCAGGG GGTGCACATGTAGCTATTGCTTTTGAAGTTCCTGGTGGTTGGCAACAAGAGAAAGACGCTATTATTTTGACTGTTTTACAG ATGCTTATGGGAGGTGGTGGATCCTTCTCAGCAGGGGGCCCTGGAAAAGGGATGCACTCAAGGCTATGTACATTTTGCCTTTGTCTTCTAGTTTTGAACTTATTAAAATGA